Genomic window (Euhalothece natronophila Z-M001):
TTCCTTCCACAACAGGGCGAATTTTAGCAGCAAAGATAGTTTCTGTGAGTTCTCCACTTTGAATTTCACGTCTGGGACTACAAGTCTCAAAAATTGAGCGCAACATTATTTTTTCTAGAGAGCGGCTTATTCCCTCTAGTTTAAGGAATTTTGCTCCTGAGTTCCTTGGTCTATTTATCTATTGAGTTAATTATACAATTAGCTCAATGTATCTTTGTATAATTATGTCAATATACCTTTACTTCCTGAGTTAAAGGAACTGTCGCGATCGCCGATTGGATTTTTTTCTTATTCCCTGTGTTCAAAATAAGCCTAAAAAAAGGTAATTCCTTGCCAGCTGTACTGTTCCACAAGGTTGAGGAACTATCTTTTTGGTGGTAATAAGTACCAGTAAATTGTTAACTTAGCAACAGAAGCTAAACGTGACAAAATGTAACATAAAATTAAATGATCTCATCAATGTCTAATCTGATATTTGAAGTCGTAATGCACTAATTTGTTTGAGGATTATGGCAATTAGTCTTACTCTATTTTGGAGTTTTCAGATTAAAAGATTAGAGATTGCCTTTACAAAATGACATTTTCCATTTATACTTAGTAAATTAAGGCAAGTGAATTGCCTCAAGATCATCGTATTAATACTAATGATGGTCTTTTTTTTTAGCGTTCAATGACTGTTTAGCGTTCAAGGACTGATCGGACTATGACTACTACTGTCCAACAACAACAAACCGAAAACCTTTGGGAACGGTTTTGTCAGTGGGTAACTAGTACTAACAACCGCCTTTACATCGGTTGGTTCGGCGTGTTAATGATCCCCACCCTATTAACTGCTACCACCTGCTTTATCATCGCATTCATTGCAGCACCACCGGTAGACATGGATGGTATCCGTGAGCCAATTTCTGGCTCCTTACTCTATGGCAATAATATTATCAGTGGTTCTGTTGTTCCCTCCTCCAATGCCATCGGACTGCACTTTTACCCCATTTGGGAAGCAGCAAACCTAGATGAATGGCTCTACAACGGTGGTCCTTATCAGCTGATTGTGTTCCACTTCCTAATCGGAATCTACTGCTACTTGGGCCGCGAGTGGGAGCTTTCCTATCGTCTCGGGATGCGTCCATGGATCTGCGTTGCCTTCTCTGCTCCGGTAGCAGCAGCCACAGCAGTATTCCTCATCTATCCCATTGGCCAAGGTAGCTTCTCTGATGGAATGCCCTTAGGCATCAGTGGAACCTTCAACTTCATGTTCGTGTTCCAAGGGGAACACAACATCTTAATGCATCCGTTCCACATGCTCGGTGTAGCTGGTGTATTCGGCGGAGCATTATTCTCTGCAATGCACGGCAGCTTAGTCACCTCCAGCTTAGTACGTGAAACCACCGAAACCGAAAGCCAAAACAACGGCTACAAATTTGGACAAGAAGAAGAAACCTACAACATCGTTGCTGCACACGGCTACTTTGGTCGCTTAATCTTCCAATACGCCAGCTTCAACAACAGCCGTAGCCTCCACTTCTTCCTTGCTGCTTGGCCAGTAATCGGAATCTGGTTCACTGCCTTAGGTATCAGCACCATGGCTTTCAACCTCAACGGTTTCAACTTCAACCATTCCATTCTGGATAGCCAAGGTCGTGTCCTCAAAACTTGGGCAGACGTACTCACTCGAGCTAACCTGGGAATAGAGGCAATGCACGAGCGTAACGCTCACAACTTTCCCTTAGACTTAGCATCCGGTGAAGTAACGTCGGTAGCAATGAAAGCTCCTGAAATCAACGGCTAATCCCATCGATTGCTAGAACTTCCTCCCTCCTCGACCGCAGGAGGGGGGTTAATATAGTTAAATTGTTGAATCCAGCACTAACATGTAGGTTGGGCTATAACCATGGTACTCACTCTCACAGCGTCTTTTAACCTGAAACGCCCGTAATATCCTTTATTCTCAACACTTTTACACGATTCAATGTTGTAAAGATTTTAGCGACCAAAACGGTTAATTACATCTAATTGCTATTTAAGGATGTAAGATAGCGCGAAATAGCTCCGCCATTTCTACGCAATCGCTAACTAGTACCTATGATTTTTCTTTGAGTACAAGGGAATTGCGAGGAAGTAGGGAAATAGTGGTAACCCTGAGACTTCACAGAAAAGGAGTTGCACTAACTAATTATCAATTGAGCTTATTCTACTCGCTCTCAGGTCTAAGGTTAACCCCCAGATCATCCAACATATACACCAACCCCGCTTATACGGCTAAATAGGTGGAACCGGATAGGCGGGGTGGTGTTAGCGTTCGTTCGTAGGACTGATCGGCTATCCTCTATCAAGGTATAACCTAGTCTAATAATAACAAGTCAAAACCAAAGAAGCAGGTTGAATTTTGGATGACTGGAGACAGCCTAGTACGATTGCGTCACTATCGTTTAGCGAATACCGAATTTTGAGTTCTCCACGCTTTGAAAAGTGAGGATTCCAAATGTGGTTACGAAACGGGATGGGGCGTTCAGGGGGCGGAATCTGATGTTTAAGTTCAATGATCCGATTGGTTTACCGTCTTCATCCAATTCCCAGTGCTTAGAGGAGTAGTAGTAAGGACATAATTATACAATTAGCTCAATGTATCTTTGTATAATTATATCAAT
Coding sequences:
- the psbA gene encoding photosystem II q(b) protein; protein product: MTTTVQQQQTENLWERFCQWVTSTNNRLYIGWFGVLMIPTLLTATTCFIIAFIAAPPVDMDGIREPISGSLLYGNNIISGSVVPSSNAIGLHFYPIWEAANLDEWLYNGGPYQLIVFHFLIGIYCYLGREWELSYRLGMRPWICVAFSAPVAAATAVFLIYPIGQGSFSDGMPLGISGTFNFMFVFQGEHNILMHPFHMLGVAGVFGGALFSAMHGSLVTSSLVRETTETESQNNGYKFGQEEETYNIVAAHGYFGRLIFQYASFNNSRSLHFFLAAWPVIGIWFTALGISTMAFNLNGFNFNHSILDSQGRVLKTWADVLTRANLGIEAMHERNAHNFPLDLASGEVTSVAMKAPEING